One region of Olleya sp. Hel_I_94 genomic DNA includes:
- a CDS encoding peptidoglycan-binding protein LysM yields MKKNIGKFISIVLTISILVLVVFDQTEGNAKLIERYDINDLESQDLAINQQKIFSPHLGKSFTGFKEALGFKESQNDYFRVNQFGYLGKYQFGKSTLKVLGIHHPQFFLNNPELQEKAFIANTQRNKWVLRKDIKRFKGKLIKGVKVTESGILAAAHLAGPGSVKKFLRSYGETGFADANGATIKYYMKKFSGYDTSLIKPVKKVRVKYESA; encoded by the coding sequence ATGAAAAAAAATATTGGAAAGTTTATATCAATAGTACTTACAATATCAATATTAGTATTAGTTGTCTTTGACCAAACAGAAGGTAATGCAAAACTAATTGAGCGATACGATATTAATGATTTAGAGAGTCAGGATTTAGCAATAAATCAACAAAAAATTTTTTCGCCACATCTAGGAAAATCATTTACGGGTTTTAAAGAAGCTTTAGGTTTTAAGGAGTCTCAAAATGATTATTTTAGAGTTAACCAATTTGGTTACTTAGGTAAATATCAATTTGGGAAAAGTACCTTAAAAGTATTAGGTATCCATCATCCACAATTCTTTTTAAACAATCCAGAATTACAAGAAAAAGCATTTATAGCAAATACGCAGCGTAATAAATGGGTTTTGCGTAAGGATATTAAACGTTTTAAAGGAAAACTTATTAAAGGTGTGAAGGTAACCGAGTCTGGTATACTTGCAGCTGCACATTTAGCTGGTCCAGGTAGTGTTAAAAAATTTCTTAGAAGTTATGGCGAAACCGGTTTTGCAGATGCAAATGGTGCAACTATTAAGTATTACATGAAAAAGTTTTCGGGTTATGATACCTCGTTAATTAAACCTGTTAAAAAGGTTAGAGTAAAATATGAAAGCGCTTAA
- the mltG gene encoding endolytic transglycosylase MltG: MYIKKILLAIALIGLVVAAYFAYFIYGAMFEKNTAFNNDKAYIYVPTNANYDQVRAQLIPLLKDIDSFDALAKQKKYTTNIKAGRFAITKNMSNNDIINSIRSKNIPIKLSFNNQERIQNLAGRIAQQIEPDSLQLLSVMTDNTFLKEHKFTDATVLNMYVPNSYEFFWNTSAEGFRERMLKEYYRFWNTTRQTKRKALNLSVNEVMTIASIVQKETAKVDERPRVAGVYLNRIKKGMPLQADPTVIFSKKLKENNFDQIIKRVLYKDLEIDSPYNTYKYAGIPPGPITMPDVSAIDAVLNPESHDYYYFVANVQNFGYHKFAKTLSQHNANKNEYVRWINSQGVNR, encoded by the coding sequence ATGTACATTAAAAAAATTTTATTAGCTATTGCCTTAATTGGTTTAGTCGTAGCAGCTTATTTTGCCTATTTTATTTATGGAGCCATGTTTGAAAAAAATACAGCTTTTAATAACGACAAAGCTTATATATATGTTCCAACTAATGCAAATTACGATCAAGTAAGAGCGCAATTGATCCCTTTATTAAAAGATATTGACAGTTTTGATGCTTTAGCAAAGCAAAAAAAATACACAACTAATATAAAAGCGGGACGTTTTGCTATTACTAAAAACATGAGTAATAATGATATTATAAACTCAATTAGAAGTAAAAACATTCCAATTAAATTAAGTTTTAACAATCAAGAGCGTATACAAAATCTTGCAGGTCGTATAGCACAACAAATTGAACCGGATAGTTTACAGCTTTTATCTGTAATGACGGATAATACTTTTTTAAAAGAGCATAAGTTTACAGATGCAACAGTTTTAAATATGTATGTACCTAATAGTTATGAGTTTTTTTGGAATACGTCAGCCGAAGGTTTTAGAGAACGTATGTTAAAAGAATATTATCGTTTTTGGAATACCACTAGACAAACAAAGCGTAAAGCTTTAAACCTATCCGTTAACGAGGTTATGACCATAGCATCCATCGTACAAAAAGAAACTGCTAAAGTTGACGAAAGACCACGAGTAGCTGGAGTATATTTAAATAGAATAAAAAAAGGAATGCCATTACAAGCAGATCCTACTGTGATATTTTCTAAAAAGTTAAAAGAAAACAATTTTGATCAAATTATAAAACGTGTGTTATATAAAGACCTTGAAATTGATTCGCCATACAACACGTATAAATATGCTGGTATTCCTCCTGGTCCAATAACAATGCCTGATGTGTCAGCAATTGATGCTGTACTAAATCCAGAATCTCATGATTACTATTACTTTGTCGCTAATGTGCAAAACTTTGGATATCATAAATTTGCTAAAACCTTAAGTCAACATAATGCCAATAAAAACGAATATGTACGTTGGATTAATAGTCAAGGTGTTAACAGATAA
- a CDS encoding DUF2279 domain-containing protein: MNKIITLLLSLTSILALGQIDDDSFFKPSDTLNTKRKQGLIITQTSLATLSIVGLNTLWYSDYERSKFHTTNDNSEWFKMDKLGHSFSAYQLGKFGAQTLNWSGVSKKNQLLYGATIGFSFLTAVEVLDGFSEEWGFSWGDFTANAAGAGLYIGQELLWDEQRIQLKYSFSQSPYANQNPEKLGKGLLEEIIKDYNGQTYWLSANIQSFFKDTKLPKWLNVALGYGVDGLLYGNASLQNLDFTNQKRSRQFYLSLDMDLTKIKTNSTFLKQVFNVVNVIKIPFPTIQLNDNGKVKGHLLYF, translated from the coding sequence TTGAATAAAATAATCACTTTATTACTTTCTTTGACTTCAATTTTAGCTTTAGGGCAAATTGATGACGACTCGTTTTTTAAACCTAGTGATACCCTTAATACAAAACGTAAACAAGGTTTAATAATTACTCAAACCAGTTTGGCCACTTTGTCAATTGTTGGTTTAAATACGTTATGGTATTCAGATTATGAACGTTCAAAATTTCATACCACAAACGATAATTCTGAGTGGTTTAAAATGGATAAATTAGGTCACAGTTTTTCTGCCTATCAACTTGGTAAATTTGGAGCTCAAACTTTAAATTGGAGTGGTGTTAGCAAAAAAAATCAGTTGTTATATGGCGCAACAATAGGTTTTTCATTTTTAACAGCTGTCGAAGTTTTAGATGGTTTTTCAGAAGAATGGGGTTTTTCTTGGGGAGATTTTACAGCAAATGCAGCTGGAGCAGGTTTATATATTGGACAAGAATTACTTTGGGATGAACAACGCATTCAATTAAAATACTCTTTTAGTCAAAGTCCTTACGCTAATCAAAATCCTGAAAAATTGGGTAAAGGTTTACTTGAAGAGATTATTAAAGATTATAATGGACAAACCTATTGGTTAAGTGCCAACATACAGTCATTTTTTAAAGACACAAAATTACCTAAATGGTTAAATGTAGCATTAGGTTATGGTGTTGATGGCTTATTGTATGGTAATGCTAGTCTTCAAAATTTAGATTTTACTAACCAAAAACGAAGCAGACAATTTTATTTAAGTTTAGATATGGACTTAACCAAAATTAAAACTAATTCTACATTTTTAAAACAAGTTTTTAACGTTGTAAACGTTATAAAAATTCCTTTTCCTACAATTCAATTAAATGACAATGGAAAGGTAAAAGGACACCTTTTGTACTTTTAA
- a CDS encoding SAM-dependent methyltransferase produces MTKGKLYLIPCTLGESNPFHVLPAQVKTIIDSLDTFVVENSKAARKFIKSIAPEKPQSSLTLFELNKFTEAADLPNFIQPCLEGKTIGLISDAGCPGIADPGADIVSLAHKNDIQVVPLVGPSSILLAMMASGMNGQSFAFNGYLPIDKGERKAELKRLERLSFEHNQTQSFIETPYRNNKLLEDLCNTLSENTEICVACDITLPTEFIKTKTVNQWKKNSVDLHKRPTLFIIHKSF; encoded by the coding sequence ATGACTAAAGGCAAATTATATTTAATTCCGTGTACACTTGGCGAGTCCAATCCATTTCATGTTTTACCTGCTCAGGTAAAAACGATTATTGATAGTTTGGATACTTTTGTTGTTGAAAACTCCAAAGCAGCTAGAAAATTTATAAAATCTATAGCTCCTGAAAAACCACAATCTAGCTTAACCCTATTTGAATTAAATAAATTTACCGAAGCTGCAGATTTACCTAATTTTATACAGCCTTGTTTAGAAGGTAAAACTATTGGTTTAATATCTGATGCTGGTTGTCCTGGAATTGCAGATCCTGGAGCTGACATTGTTAGTTTAGCTCATAAAAATGACATCCAAGTTGTTCCATTAGTTGGACCATCCTCTATCCTACTTGCTATGATGGCTTCTGGTATGAATGGTCAAAGTTTTGCTTTTAATGGTTATTTACCTATAGATAAAGGAGAGCGTAAAGCAGAATTAAAACGCTTAGAACGTTTAAGTTTTGAACATAACCAGACACAGTCTTTTATTGAAACACCTTACCGAAACAATAAATTATTAGAAGATTTATGTAACACATTAAGCGAAAACACAGAAATTTGCGTGGCGTGTGATATAACATTACCTACTGAGTTTATTAAAACAAAAACAGTAAATCAATGGAAAAAAAATAGTGTTGACCTACATAAAAGACCAACACTATTTATAATACACAAAAGCTTTTAA
- a CDS encoding GNAT family N-acetyltransferase yields the protein MLTLQGKHINLRALEPEDLSFIHQIENDESIWEISNTITPYSKYLIKQYLDHAHKDIYEVKQLRLVICNKDEDAIGMIDVFDFDYKNRRAGIGILVKDTANRQKGHGKEALQLLTNYCFKHLDLHQLYCNISEDNTASLALFKSQGFKKIGLKKDWNYLNGHFKNEYLFQLINTDVH from the coding sequence ATGCTAACATTACAAGGTAAACATATAAATTTAAGAGCCTTAGAGCCTGAAGATTTGTCATTTATACACCAAATAGAAAATGACGAATCCATTTGGGAAATTAGCAACACGATAACACCATATTCCAAATACCTTATCAAACAGTATTTAGACCACGCACACAAGGACATTTATGAAGTCAAACAATTACGATTGGTCATTTGTAATAAAGATGAAGATGCAATAGGAATGATTGATGTTTTTGATTTTGATTATAAAAACAGAAGAGCAGGTATTGGTATTTTAGTAAAAGATACTGCTAATAGACAAAAAGGGCATGGTAAAGAAGCTTTGCAATTATTGACTAATTATTGTTTTAAACATTTAGATTTACATCAGTTATATTGTAATATAAGTGAAGATAATACTGCAAGTTTAGCACTTTTTAAAAGTCAAGGCTTTAAGAAAATAGGATTAAAAAAAGACTGGAATTATTTAAACGGTCACTTTAAAAACGAATATTTATTTCAATTGATTAATACAGATGTACATTAA
- the dapF gene encoding diaminopimelate epimerase: MTLTFYKYQGTGNDFVMIDNRQNLFDKNNTKLVAFLCDRRFGIGADGLILLENHPSVDFKMVYYNADGNQSTMCGNGGRCIVAFAEFLQIVKHETTFEAIDGLHYAKLTDGLIHLQMKDVDTIEVFKQHQFLDTGSPHHVQFVEDLVNFDVKTEGSKIRYGQPYNKAGSNVNFVEKINEDTFALRTYERGVEDETLSCGTGATAVAIAMHETGQSTASTVNLNVQGGQLKVSFTKTENVYKNVMLIGPAKQVFKGEITC, from the coding sequence ATGACATTGACTTTTTATAAATATCAAGGAACAGGTAATGACTTTGTCATGATTGATAATAGGCAAAACTTATTCGACAAAAATAATACCAAACTTGTTGCATTTTTATGTGATCGTAGATTTGGAATAGGAGCAGATGGGCTAATTTTACTAGAAAATCACCCATCTGTAGATTTTAAAATGGTGTATTACAATGCAGACGGAAACCAAAGTACAATGTGTGGTAATGGTGGACGTTGTATTGTCGCTTTCGCGGAATTTTTGCAGATTGTAAAACATGAAACCACTTTTGAAGCGATAGACGGTTTGCATTATGCAAAATTGACAGATGGTTTAATACATCTACAAATGAAAGATGTTGATACCATTGAAGTCTTTAAACAACATCAATTTTTAGACACAGGATCGCCACATCACGTTCAGTTTGTTGAGGACTTAGTTAATTTTGATGTTAAAACGGAAGGTTCAAAAATTAGATATGGACAACCTTATAATAAAGCAGGAAGCAACGTAAATTTTGTTGAAAAAATTAACGAAGATACTTTTGCGTTAAGAACCTATGAAAGAGGAGTAGAAGATGAAACTTTATCTTGTGGTACAGGTGCAACAGCAGTCGCTATAGCCATGCATGAGACAGGTCAAAGTACAGCGTCCACAGTAAATCTTAATGTACAAGGTGGACAGTTAAAAGTGTCTTTTACAAAAACAGAAAATGTTTATAAAAACGTCATGCTAATAGGACCTGCAAAACAGGTTTTTAAAGGCGAAATTACATGCTAA
- a CDS encoding trypsin-like peptidase domain-containing protein has protein sequence MKKMLTLVLVSVLGGAITLGTYKTFLEKDNAQIATNTIQDNPVFLPTNYKTTTTALAANDGISFTNAADKTVHAVVHVKNVALNTAQPTLQDLFYGRVPQKRQLGTGSGVIISPDGYIITNNHVIEDSQQLSVTLNDNRTLTAKIIGTDPKTDIALLKVESDEQLPYTTFGDSDTAKIGEWVLAVGNPFNLTSTVTAGIISAKSRDLSGQSTQSFIQTDAAVNPGNSGGALVNTAGELIGINTAITSQTGSYIGYSFAVPSNIAKKVVQDIMEFGNVQNGILGVIGGSLNSTYAEKLGVAETEGFYVDDVEEDTGAAEAGIKSGDIIKMIDNIKIKKFSDLRGFLDAKRPNDVVNVTLLRDGQTKEVAVTLLKNNTYILPVIGVIKNAKPEDLKKYKTKNGVKITKVNGTYGQYLQREGIEAGNIITAINNIKVNTIEDVDNVLKNRDTYQPLSIELINSKGEKNRYGLR, from the coding sequence ATGAAGAAGATGTTAACTTTGGTTTTAGTTTCGGTATTAGGAGGTGCAATTACCCTAGGAACATACAAAACCTTTCTTGAAAAAGACAACGCACAAATTGCAACAAACACAATACAGGATAATCCTGTTTTTTTACCTACCAATTATAAAACAACCACAACTGCTTTAGCTGCTAATGATGGTATTAGCTTTACCAATGCTGCAGACAAAACAGTACATGCTGTGGTACACGTTAAAAATGTGGCATTAAATACAGCACAACCTACATTACAAGACTTATTTTATGGTCGTGTACCTCAAAAAAGGCAACTTGGTACTGGTAGTGGTGTAATTATTTCACCTGATGGTTACATTATTACTAATAATCATGTTATTGAGGACTCACAACAATTAAGTGTTACCTTAAATGACAATCGTACCTTAACAGCTAAAATTATTGGTACTGATCCAAAAACAGACATTGCATTATTAAAAGTTGAAAGTGACGAGCAATTACCTTATACAACGTTTGGTGATAGTGATACTGCTAAAATTGGCGAATGGGTTTTAGCTGTTGGTAATCCGTTTAACTTAACATCCACAGTTACTGCAGGTATTATTAGTGCTAAATCTAGAGATTTAAGTGGACAAAGCACACAGTCTTTTATCCAAACAGATGCTGCTGTTAATCCAGGAAACTCCGGAGGAGCCTTAGTTAATACTGCTGGAGAATTGATTGGTATTAATACAGCAATTACTTCTCAAACAGGTTCTTATATTGGTTACTCTTTTGCTGTACCTAGTAATATTGCTAAAAAAGTAGTACAAGATATTATGGAGTTTGGTAATGTCCAAAATGGTATTTTGGGTGTTATTGGAGGTTCATTAAATAGTACGTATGCAGAAAAATTAGGTGTGGCAGAAACCGAAGGGTTTTACGTGGATGACGTTGAGGAAGACACTGGAGCTGCTGAAGCTGGTATTAAAAGTGGTGATATTATTAAAATGATTGATAATATTAAAATTAAAAAATTCTCGGATTTAAGAGGCTTTTTGGATGCCAAACGTCCTAATGATGTTGTTAACGTAACTTTATTACGTGATGGACAAACTAAGGAGGTTGCTGTTACTTTACTAAAAAACAACACCTATATTTTACCTGTTATTGGTGTTATTAAAAATGCAAAACCAGAAGACTTAAAAAAATACAAAACTAAAAATGGTGTAAAAATCACTAAAGTAAATGGTACCTATGGTCAATATTTACAAAGGGAAGGTATTGAAGCTGGTAACATAATTACTGCCATTAATAACATAAAAGTAAATACTATTGAAGATGTTGATAACGTTTTAAAAAACAGAGACACGTATCAACCATTAAGCATCGAGCTAATAAACTCCAAAGGAGAGAAAAACAGATATGGTTTAAGATAA